Proteins encoded within one genomic window of Bradyrhizobium sp. AZCC 1719:
- a CDS encoding motility protein A encodes MDITTLVGLIVGIIVLSTLILMGGDFRMFYDIHAVIIIFGGSFAATLIRFPLSAILHGMPLGAKFAFTMSRLSARDLVDELARIAEIARKQGPVGLEKVETDEPFLAKGIRYVADGYDLEFIRDNMERDRDNFLMHLNEGSKIYRAIGDCAPAFGMIGTLLGMVQMFSNMSDPSKLGPFMAVALLATLYGALVANLICLPIADKLHGKLIDEETNRTLIIDGILMIRDSKSPALVREMLLAYLPEKHRHEEGELVPA; translated from the coding sequence ATGGATATCACCACGCTCGTTGGCCTGATCGTCGGCATTATTGTCCTGTCGACGCTGATCTTGATGGGCGGTGACTTCCGGATGTTCTACGACATCCACGCCGTCATCATCATCTTCGGCGGTTCGTTCGCCGCAACCCTGATCCGCTTTCCGCTCAGCGCTATCCTGCACGGCATGCCGCTCGGCGCGAAATTCGCCTTCACCATGAGCCGGCTCTCGGCGCGCGACCTGGTCGACGAACTGGCGCGCATCGCGGAAATCGCCCGCAAGCAGGGCCCGGTCGGACTGGAAAAGGTCGAGACCGACGAGCCGTTTCTCGCCAAGGGCATCCGCTACGTCGCCGACGGCTACGACCTCGAGTTCATCCGCGACAACATGGAGCGCGATCGCGACAACTTTCTGATGCATCTGAACGAGGGTTCGAAGATCTATCGGGCGATCGGCGACTGCGCGCCGGCGTTCGGCATGATCGGCACGCTGCTCGGCATGGTGCAGATGTTCTCGAACATGTCGGATCCCTCGAAGCTCGGTCCCTTCATGGCGGTGGCCTTGCTGGCAACGCTTTACGGTGCGCTGGTGGCGAACCTGATCTGCCTGCCGATCGCCGACAAACTGCACGGCAAGCTGATCGACGAGGAAACCAACCGCACGCTGATCATCGACGGCATCCTGATGATCCGCGATTCCAAGAGCCCGGCCTTGGTGCGTGAAATGCTGTTGGCCTATCTGCCCGAAAAGCACCGCCACGAGGAAGGCGAACTGGTTCCGGCCTGA